The proteins below come from a single Erinaceus europaeus chromosome 20, mEriEur2.1, whole genome shotgun sequence genomic window:
- the KCNJ1 gene encoding ATP-sensitive inward rectifier potassium channel 1 isoform X1 produces MAAQAGSLLKALIGALTERMFKHLRRWLVTHILGHSRQRARLVSKDGRCNIEFGNVDAQSRFIFFVDIWTTVLDLKWRYKMTIFITAFLGSWFLFGLLWYAVAYIHKDLPEFHPSINHTPCVENINGLTSAFLFSLETQVTIGYGFRCVTEQCGTAIFLLIFQSILGVIINSFMCGAILAKISRSKKCAKTITFSKNAVISKRGGKLCLLIRVANLRKSLLIGSHIYGKLLKTTVTPEGETIILDQTNINFVVDAGNENLFFISPLTIYHVIDHNSPFFHMAAETLPQQDFELVVFLDGTVESTSATCQVRTSYVPEEVLWGYRFAPIVSKTKEGKYRVDFHNFSKTVEVETPHCAMCLYNEKDARARMKRGYDNPNFILSEVNETDDTKM; encoded by the exons ATGGCTGCTCAGGCTGGGAGTCTGCTGAAGGCATTG ATTGGGGCACTGACAGAGAGGATGTTCAAACATCTTCGGAGATGGCTTGTCACTCATATTCTGGGGCACTCTCGGCAAAGAGCAAGGTTGGTCTCCAAAGATGGAAGGTGCAACATAGAGTTTGGCAATGTGGATGCACAGTCGAGGTTCATCTTCTTTGTGGACATCTGGACCACAGTGCTTGACCTCAAGTGGAGATACAAGATGACCATCTTCATCACAGCCTTCTTGGGGAGTTGGTTCCTCTTTGGTCTCCTGTGGTATGCAGTGGCCTACATTCACAAAGATCTCCCTgagttccatccatccatcaaccacACCCCATGTGTGGAGAACATCAATGGACTGACCTccgctttccttttctctctggaaACGCAAGTGACCATCGGCTATGGCTTCAGGTGTGTGACAGAGCAGTGTGGCACTGCTATCTTTTTGCTCATCTTCCAGTCCATACTTGGAGTCATCATCAATTCTTTCATGTGTGGTGCCATTTTAGCCAAGATCTCCCGATCCAAAAAATGTGCCAAGACCATTACATTCAGCAAGAATGCTGTGATCAGCAAGCGAGGAGGGAAGCTTTGCCTCCTGATCCGAGTGGCCAATCTCAGGAAGAGCCTCCTCATTGGCAGCCACATCTATGGGAAACTTCTGAAGACCACAGTCACTCCCGAAGGAGAGACCATCATTTTGGACCAGACCAATATCAACTTTGTCGTTGACGCCGGGAACGAGAACTTATTCTTCATCTCCCCACTGACCATCTACCATGTCATTGATCACAACAGCCCCTTCTTCCACATGGCGGCAGAGACTCTTCCTCAGCAGGACTTTGAGCTGGTGGTGTTTTTAGATGGCACAGTGGAATCCACCAGCGCCACCTGCCAAGTCCGGACATCCTATGTTCCCGAGGAGGTGCTCTGGGGCTACCGGTTTGCTCCCATAGTATCCAAGACCAAGGAAGGAAAATACAGAGTGGATTTTCATAACTTCAGCAAGACCGTGGAAGTGGAGACCCCTCACTGTGCCATGTGTCTCTACAATGAGAAAGATGCCCGGGCCCGCATGAAGAGAGGCTATGACAACCCCAACTTCATCTTGTCAGAAGTCAATGAAACAGATGACACCAAAATGTAA
- the KCNJ1 gene encoding ATP-sensitive inward rectifier potassium channel 1 isoform X2 gives MFKHLRRWLVTHILGHSRQRARLVSKDGRCNIEFGNVDAQSRFIFFVDIWTTVLDLKWRYKMTIFITAFLGSWFLFGLLWYAVAYIHKDLPEFHPSINHTPCVENINGLTSAFLFSLETQVTIGYGFRCVTEQCGTAIFLLIFQSILGVIINSFMCGAILAKISRSKKCAKTITFSKNAVISKRGGKLCLLIRVANLRKSLLIGSHIYGKLLKTTVTPEGETIILDQTNINFVVDAGNENLFFISPLTIYHVIDHNSPFFHMAAETLPQQDFELVVFLDGTVESTSATCQVRTSYVPEEVLWGYRFAPIVSKTKEGKYRVDFHNFSKTVEVETPHCAMCLYNEKDARARMKRGYDNPNFILSEVNETDDTKM, from the coding sequence ATGTTCAAACATCTTCGGAGATGGCTTGTCACTCATATTCTGGGGCACTCTCGGCAAAGAGCAAGGTTGGTCTCCAAAGATGGAAGGTGCAACATAGAGTTTGGCAATGTGGATGCACAGTCGAGGTTCATCTTCTTTGTGGACATCTGGACCACAGTGCTTGACCTCAAGTGGAGATACAAGATGACCATCTTCATCACAGCCTTCTTGGGGAGTTGGTTCCTCTTTGGTCTCCTGTGGTATGCAGTGGCCTACATTCACAAAGATCTCCCTgagttccatccatccatcaaccacACCCCATGTGTGGAGAACATCAATGGACTGACCTccgctttccttttctctctggaaACGCAAGTGACCATCGGCTATGGCTTCAGGTGTGTGACAGAGCAGTGTGGCACTGCTATCTTTTTGCTCATCTTCCAGTCCATACTTGGAGTCATCATCAATTCTTTCATGTGTGGTGCCATTTTAGCCAAGATCTCCCGATCCAAAAAATGTGCCAAGACCATTACATTCAGCAAGAATGCTGTGATCAGCAAGCGAGGAGGGAAGCTTTGCCTCCTGATCCGAGTGGCCAATCTCAGGAAGAGCCTCCTCATTGGCAGCCACATCTATGGGAAACTTCTGAAGACCACAGTCACTCCCGAAGGAGAGACCATCATTTTGGACCAGACCAATATCAACTTTGTCGTTGACGCCGGGAACGAGAACTTATTCTTCATCTCCCCACTGACCATCTACCATGTCATTGATCACAACAGCCCCTTCTTCCACATGGCGGCAGAGACTCTTCCTCAGCAGGACTTTGAGCTGGTGGTGTTTTTAGATGGCACAGTGGAATCCACCAGCGCCACCTGCCAAGTCCGGACATCCTATGTTCCCGAGGAGGTGCTCTGGGGCTACCGGTTTGCTCCCATAGTATCCAAGACCAAGGAAGGAAAATACAGAGTGGATTTTCATAACTTCAGCAAGACCGTGGAAGTGGAGACCCCTCACTGTGCCATGTGTCTCTACAATGAGAAAGATGCCCGGGCCCGCATGAAGAGAGGCTATGACAACCCCAACTTCATCTTGTCAGAAGTCAATGAAACAGATGACACCAAAATGTAA